A window of Clavibacter michiganensis contains these coding sequences:
- a CDS encoding carbohydrate ABC transporter permease — MTDTAERLAPAPARRVSSGSRRPRADRSWIGTVVGIALLAVMLFPVYWMVNISLQPAGPAIQAAWFPFEAQFNGYATALSEQGQALGTSLVIALGSVVLSLAIATPAAYALAQFKFRWINLVLFGILISQMIPGIVVANALYAAYNDLGLLNSIPGLILADSTAGIPFAILIMRAFMAGIPPSIIEAAKVDGAGNFRAFRSIVLPVSLNAVITAGLFTFLFTWSDFLFALTLTTTDDVRPITLGIYQYIGTYTADWSTVMATAVLASLPAIVLLLAAQRFIAAGATGGAVK, encoded by the coding sequence ATGACTGACACAGCCGAGCGCCTCGCCCCCGCCCCGGCCCGCCGGGTGTCGTCGGGCTCCCGCCGACCACGCGCGGACCGCAGCTGGATCGGCACGGTCGTCGGGATCGCGCTCCTCGCCGTGATGCTGTTCCCCGTCTACTGGATGGTCAACATCTCGCTGCAGCCCGCGGGCCCGGCGATCCAGGCCGCGTGGTTCCCGTTCGAGGCGCAGTTCAACGGCTACGCGACCGCGCTCTCGGAGCAGGGGCAGGCGCTCGGCACGAGCCTCGTGATCGCGCTCGGCAGCGTGGTGCTCAGCCTCGCCATCGCGACCCCGGCGGCGTACGCGCTGGCGCAGTTCAAGTTCCGCTGGATCAACCTGGTGCTGTTCGGGATCCTCATCTCGCAGATGATCCCGGGCATCGTCGTCGCGAACGCGCTCTACGCCGCGTACAACGACCTCGGGCTGCTGAACTCCATCCCGGGCCTGATCCTCGCGGACTCCACGGCCGGCATCCCGTTCGCGATCCTCATCATGCGGGCGTTCATGGCGGGCATCCCGCCGTCGATCATCGAGGCCGCGAAGGTGGACGGCGCCGGGAACTTCCGGGCCTTCCGCTCGATCGTGCTGCCCGTGAGCCTCAACGCCGTGATCACGGCCGGGCTCTTCACGTTCCTCTTCACCTGGAGCGACTTCCTGTTCGCGCTGACGCTCACGACGACGGACGACGTGCGCCCGATCACGCTCGGGATCTACCAGTACATCGGCACGTACACCGCCGACTGGAGCACGGTGATGGCGACGGCCGTGCTCGCGTCGCTGCCGGCGATCGTGCTGCTCCTCGCGGCGCAGCGCTTCATCGCGGCGGGCGCGACGGGCGGCGCGGTCAAGTGA
- a CDS encoding ThuA domain-containing protein, with protein sequence MTDTASPLRVTVWGENRHEQIEQHVRDRYPTGMHGAVAEGVQENLPDAHVEIATMDQPEHGLTEELLARTDVLTWWGHAAHAEVDDEVVARVHRHVLDGMGLIVLHSGHWSKIFTKLMGTTCTLRWRSEHDRELVWTVNPQHPITRGVPNPIVIDEQEMYGEYFDVPTPDELVFISGFTGGEVFRSGMTYRRGFGRIFFFSPGDQDFPVYHHRDVRRVIANACEWARPDRRETPTLLRYELGEYYDGTDYAGALER encoded by the coding sequence ATGACCGACACCGCATCCCCGCTCCGCGTCACCGTCTGGGGCGAGAACCGCCACGAGCAGATCGAGCAGCACGTCCGCGACCGCTACCCGACCGGGATGCACGGCGCCGTCGCCGAGGGCGTGCAGGAGAACCTGCCCGACGCGCACGTCGAGATCGCGACCATGGACCAGCCCGAGCACGGCCTCACCGAGGAGCTGCTCGCCCGCACCGACGTGCTCACCTGGTGGGGCCACGCGGCCCACGCCGAGGTGGACGACGAGGTCGTCGCGCGCGTGCACCGCCACGTGCTCGACGGGATGGGCCTCATCGTGCTGCACTCCGGGCACTGGTCGAAGATCTTCACGAAGCTGATGGGCACCACGTGCACCCTCCGCTGGCGCAGCGAGCACGACCGCGAGCTGGTGTGGACCGTGAACCCGCAGCACCCCATCACGCGCGGCGTGCCGAACCCGATCGTCATCGACGAGCAGGAGATGTACGGCGAGTACTTCGACGTGCCCACGCCCGACGAGCTCGTCTTCATCTCGGGCTTCACGGGCGGCGAGGTGTTCCGTAGCGGCATGACCTACCGCCGCGGCTTCGGCCGGATCTTCTTCTTCTCGCCCGGCGACCAGGACTTCCCCGTGTACCACCACCGGGACGTCCGCCGGGTGATCGCCAACGCGTGCGAGTGGGCGCGGCCCGACCGCCGCGAGACGCCCACGCTGCTGCGCTACGAGCTCGGCGAGTACTACGACGGCACCGACTACGCCGGGGCGCTCGAGCGATGA
- a CDS encoding Gfo/Idh/MocA family protein encodes MTAVEERTGPAHRIVAPADGARLRVVQVGAGGMGRQWLQTIAEDPDVELVGVVDLDEEAARAGASAHGASAEASTDLGELIARVRPDAVIDVTIPRAHHPVTTQALFAGIPVLGEKPVALTVAEGLSLAAAAEITGELFMVSQSRRYNDHLVALKRRAADLGGVGIVTTEFFKAPRFGGFREEMDDVLLLDMAVHQFDAVRYLLDADPVSVYCESYNPAWSWYRGDAGATAVFAFEGGVRYVYTGSWCSPGAETSWNGSWRVSGAHGTALWDGDHDPTSEIPEAPGGPPAEPAAAESVGVEIAGSLRAFVRALRTGERPHGEVHGNVMSLAMVEAAIESKDTGRRLAIDDVLERAYATALADERRDDVRARLEAWRERGVREALQGSPATAGRAGPEGVAAVARPAAAG; translated from the coding sequence ATGACGGCCGTCGAGGAGCGCACGGGCCCGGCTCACCGGATCGTCGCGCCCGCCGACGGCGCGCGCCTGCGGGTCGTGCAGGTCGGCGCGGGCGGCATGGGACGGCAGTGGCTGCAGACCATCGCGGAGGACCCCGACGTCGAGCTCGTGGGCGTCGTCGACCTCGACGAGGAGGCGGCGCGGGCGGGCGCGTCCGCGCACGGGGCGTCGGCGGAGGCGTCCACCGACCTCGGCGAGCTGATCGCCCGGGTCCGGCCCGATGCCGTCATCGACGTCACGATCCCGCGCGCGCACCACCCCGTCACCACGCAAGCGCTGTTCGCCGGGATCCCGGTGCTCGGCGAGAAGCCCGTCGCGCTCACGGTCGCCGAGGGGCTGTCGCTCGCGGCGGCCGCGGAGATCACGGGCGAGCTGTTCATGGTCAGCCAGTCGCGCCGCTACAACGACCACCTCGTCGCGCTCAAGCGGCGGGCGGCCGACCTCGGCGGCGTCGGGATCGTGACCACCGAGTTCTTCAAGGCCCCGCGATTCGGCGGGTTCCGCGAGGAGATGGACGACGTGCTGCTGCTCGACATGGCCGTGCACCAGTTCGACGCCGTGCGGTACCTGCTCGACGCGGATCCCGTGAGCGTCTACTGCGAGTCGTACAACCCCGCGTGGAGCTGGTACCGCGGCGACGCGGGAGCGACCGCGGTCTTCGCGTTCGAGGGCGGCGTGCGGTACGTCTACACGGGCAGCTGGTGCAGCCCGGGCGCGGAGACATCGTGGAACGGATCCTGGCGGGTCAGCGGCGCGCACGGCACCGCGCTCTGGGACGGCGACCACGACCCGACGAGCGAGATCCCGGAGGCGCCCGGCGGCCCGCCCGCGGAGCCCGCGGCCGCCGAGTCGGTGGGCGTGGAGATCGCCGGCTCGCTCCGCGCGTTCGTGCGCGCGCTGCGCACGGGCGAGCGGCCGCACGGAGAGGTGCACGGCAACGTGATGAGCCTCGCGATGGTGGAGGCCGCGATCGAGTCGAAGGACACGGGCCGGCGGCTCGCGATCGACGACGTGCTCGAGCGCGCCTACGCGACCGCGCTCGCCGACGAGCGGCGCGACGACGTGCGCGCCCGGCTCGAGGCGTGGCGCGAGCGGGGCGTGCGGGAGGCGCTCCAGGGGTCGCCGGCGACCGCTGGCCGCGCGGGCCCCGAGGGCGTCGCCGCCGTCGCCCGCCCGGCCGCCGCCGGGTAG
- a CDS encoding ROK family transcriptional regulator: MTGHETGDAARAPEPLASVVDPARSVPLAPDPRSRGTTPDHVRRSNLATVLQIVHETGPASRSELTRETGLNRSTIAALVGELQELGLVVESEPPGTNRVGRPSPIVSADPRVVVFAVNPEIDAVTVGLVGLDGVVQERVRRDTDGIPTAAQAADLAGAIIAELRARLRATRPDARVLGIGVAVPGLVRFDGGLVRLAPHLGWVDEPFAALLAEATGLPALAANDASLAAVAEGRFGSGRDVDDLVYLNGGASGVGGGVLIGRRPFGGAEGYGGELGHTLVDSGGELCHCGAVGCLETTVGQDALLEVTGLERARADELGDVLAAALEAGDPAVTAEVERQIDNLAVALRNVVNIFNPSLVVLGGFLGSLHAADPDRILARATAQALPGAREALRIRRAALGPDRLMIGAAELAFARVLVDPSAVMRAAADAERTTA, encoded by the coding sequence GTGACCGGGCACGAGACGGGCGACGCCGCGCGCGCGCCCGAGCCGCTCGCGTCGGTCGTGGATCCCGCCCGGTCGGTCCCGCTCGCGCCGGATCCCCGCTCCCGCGGCACCACGCCCGACCACGTCCGCCGCTCCAACCTCGCGACCGTCCTCCAGATCGTGCACGAGACCGGGCCCGCGTCCCGCTCCGAGCTGACCCGCGAGACGGGCCTCAACCGCTCCACCATCGCCGCGCTCGTGGGCGAGCTGCAGGAGCTCGGGCTCGTCGTGGAGTCGGAGCCGCCCGGCACCAACCGCGTCGGCCGGCCGAGCCCCATCGTCTCCGCGGATCCGCGCGTGGTCGTCTTCGCGGTGAACCCCGAGATCGACGCCGTCACGGTCGGCCTCGTCGGCCTCGACGGGGTCGTGCAGGAGCGCGTGCGCCGCGACACCGACGGGATCCCCACGGCCGCGCAGGCCGCCGACCTCGCCGGCGCGATCATCGCCGAGCTGCGCGCCCGCCTGCGCGCGACCCGGCCCGACGCGCGCGTGCTCGGCATCGGCGTCGCGGTCCCCGGCCTCGTGCGCTTCGACGGCGGGCTCGTGCGCCTCGCGCCGCACCTCGGCTGGGTCGACGAGCCGTTCGCCGCGCTCCTCGCCGAGGCCACCGGGCTGCCCGCGCTCGCCGCCAACGACGCGAGCCTCGCGGCCGTCGCCGAGGGGCGGTTCGGATCCGGCCGGGACGTCGACGACCTCGTCTACCTCAACGGCGGCGCGTCGGGCGTCGGCGGCGGCGTGCTCATCGGCCGCCGCCCGTTCGGCGGCGCGGAGGGCTACGGCGGCGAGCTCGGCCACACGCTCGTCGACTCCGGCGGCGAGCTCTGCCACTGCGGCGCGGTCGGCTGCCTCGAGACCACGGTCGGCCAGGACGCGCTGCTCGAGGTCACGGGCCTCGAGCGCGCCCGCGCCGACGAGCTGGGCGACGTGCTCGCGGCGGCGCTCGAGGCGGGGGATCCGGCCGTCACGGCGGAGGTCGAGCGGCAGATCGACAACCTGGCGGTCGCGCTGCGCAACGTGGTCAACATCTTCAACCCGTCGCTCGTGGTGCTCGGCGGGTTCCTCGGGTCGCTGCACGCGGCGGATCCCGACCGGATCCTCGCCCGCGCCACCGCCCAGGCGCTCCCCGGCGCCCGCGAGGCCCTGCGGATCCGCCGCGCGGCCCTCGGCCCCGACCGCCTCATGATCGGCGCGGCCGAGCTGGCCTTCGCGCGCGTCCTCGTGGATCCGTCCGCCGTGATGCGCGCCGCCGCTGACGCGGAGCGCACGACGGCGTGA
- a CDS encoding HAD family hydrolase has translation MSAPVDLVILDCDGVLVDSEVLAVEVDKRVLAELGWDVTTEEIVERFVGKSHATFTAEVAAHLGRDLADDWDAPYDHWYADAFAEHLRPVDGIEEALDAIALPTCVASSGGHHKIRANLARTGLLPRFDGRISSATEVAHGKPAPDLFLLAASRMGVDPARCVVVEDSPYGVQGARAAGMRALGYAGGLTPADRLRDAGALVFDDMRDLPRLLRGRAG, from the coding sequence GTGAGCGCGCCGGTGGATCTCGTGATCCTCGACTGCGACGGCGTGCTCGTCGACAGCGAGGTGCTCGCCGTCGAGGTCGACAAGCGCGTCCTCGCCGAGCTCGGCTGGGACGTCACGACGGAGGAGATCGTCGAGCGCTTCGTCGGGAAGTCGCACGCGACGTTCACGGCGGAGGTCGCCGCGCACCTCGGCCGCGACCTCGCCGACGACTGGGATGCGCCCTACGACCACTGGTACGCCGACGCCTTCGCGGAGCACCTGCGTCCGGTTGACGGGATCGAGGAGGCGCTCGACGCCATCGCCCTGCCGACGTGCGTGGCGTCCAGCGGCGGCCACCACAAGATCCGCGCGAACCTCGCGCGCACGGGTCTGCTCCCGCGCTTCGACGGCCGGATCTCGAGCGCCACCGAGGTCGCGCACGGCAAGCCGGCGCCCGATCTCTTCCTCCTGGCGGCGTCGCGCATGGGCGTGGATCCCGCGCGCTGCGTCGTCGTCGAGGACAGCCCGTACGGCGTGCAGGGCGCACGGGCGGCGGGCATGCGCGCGCTGGGCTACGCGGGCGGCCTCACGCCGGCCGACCGCCTGCGCGACGCCGGCGCCCTCGTCTTCGACGACATGCGGGATCTGCCGCGGCTGCTGCGCGGGCGCGCGGGCTGA
- the aroQ gene encoding gamma subclass chorismate mutase AroQ encodes MPRRALLTTSAFAVTLAALLGAAAPAQACPRDPAEQQAVTAVASAALDRLEIADDVAASKYLSGKAVADPAREQAVVDATIAAAKADGVDPVAAERIIRAQITASKQVQYALIAFWHANPAQAPTTAPDLTTSVRPRINAVDARLVPAIGAASAALADPACGHLVKDARGQLGQGLDDAHRKAFRTALATVCTPES; translated from the coding sequence ATGCCCCGCCGCGCCCTGCTCACCACGTCCGCGTTCGCCGTCACCCTCGCCGCCCTCCTCGGCGCCGCCGCGCCCGCCCAGGCGTGCCCGCGCGACCCGGCGGAGCAGCAGGCGGTCACCGCCGTCGCGTCCGCCGCGCTCGACCGCCTCGAGATCGCCGACGACGTGGCCGCGTCGAAGTACCTGTCGGGCAAGGCCGTGGCGGATCCCGCGCGCGAGCAGGCCGTCGTCGACGCCACCATCGCCGCCGCGAAGGCCGACGGGGTCGACCCGGTCGCCGCCGAGCGCATCATCCGCGCGCAGATCACGGCGAGCAAGCAGGTGCAGTACGCGCTCATCGCCTTCTGGCACGCGAACCCCGCGCAGGCGCCGACGACCGCGCCCGACCTCACCACGAGCGTCCGCCCGCGCATCAACGCGGTGGATGCGCGCCTCGTCCCGGCCATCGGCGCCGCGTCCGCCGCCCTCGCCGACCCGGCGTGCGGCCACCTCGTGAAGGACGCCCGCGGCCAGCTCGGCCAGGGCCTCGACGACGCGCACCGCAAGGCCTTCCGCACGGCCCTCGCGACCGTCTGCACGCCGGAGTCCTGA
- a CDS encoding YnfA family protein: protein MLLRTVILFALAAVAEIGGAWLVWQAVREGRPWWWAGLGVMALGAYGFIASLQADASFGRILAAYGGVFVAGSLVWGAVVDGYRPDRWDVIGAVVCLLGVAVIMFGPRGQGA from the coding sequence ATGCTGCTGCGCACCGTGATCCTGTTCGCCCTCGCCGCGGTCGCCGAGATCGGCGGCGCCTGGCTCGTCTGGCAGGCGGTGCGCGAGGGCAGGCCGTGGTGGTGGGCCGGGCTCGGCGTGATGGCGCTCGGCGCGTACGGCTTCATCGCGTCGCTGCAGGCGGACGCGTCGTTCGGGCGGATCCTCGCGGCCTACGGCGGGGTGTTCGTCGCGGGCTCGCTCGTGTGGGGCGCCGTCGTGGACGGCTACCGGCCCGACCGGTGGGACGTGATCGGCGCCGTCGTCTGCCTGCTCGGCGTCGCCGTGATCATGTTCGGGCCGCGCGGGCAGGGCGCCTGA
- a CDS encoding FBP domain-containing protein, producing MLPLTESDIRASLVNASQRERRDLHLPDGFADLAWDRLDFLGWRDPKAPQRGIVVAPVGDELIGVLLQQSATAPRSRAQCTWCQDVRLPNPVVFYGARRAGAAGRNGNTVGTLVCTDFECNANVRKPRPIPYLGFDPAAATAQLIDDLRDRVAAFAADIASTA from the coding sequence ATGCTCCCCCTGACCGAATCCGACATCCGCGCATCGCTCGTCAACGCCTCGCAGCGCGAGCGGCGCGACCTCCACCTGCCCGACGGCTTCGCCGACCTCGCCTGGGACCGCCTCGACTTCCTCGGCTGGCGCGACCCGAAGGCGCCGCAGCGCGGCATCGTCGTCGCGCCCGTCGGCGATGAGCTGATCGGCGTGCTGCTCCAGCAGTCCGCGACCGCACCGCGATCCCGCGCGCAGTGCACGTGGTGCCAGGACGTGCGCCTGCCGAACCCGGTCGTCTTCTACGGCGCGCGCCGGGCGGGCGCCGCCGGCCGCAACGGCAACACCGTCGGCACTCTCGTCTGCACCGACTTCGAGTGCAACGCGAACGTGCGGAAGCCCCGGCCGATCCCGTACCTCGGCTTCGACCCCGCGGCGGCGACGGCCCAGCTCATCGACGACCTGCGGGACCGGGTGGCGGCGTTCGCGGCGGACATCGCGTCGACCGCGTGA
- a CDS encoding GNAT family N-acetyltransferase, whose translation MPTTDAAALLAAYDAQLRTDAETPSALDVRLLGPLRLVVFPGGRGFITYADLGGLDEAGLRDLVPAALARYRDDPAITTVEWKTRGHDHAPGLDGILRANGFVAEERESIMLGEARALAVDVPLPAGVTLRRVTAEADVRAMSAMQDEVFGEAVSADRADAILHRLRLDDGMELWVAEAEGRIVSAGRLEPVAGSDFAGLWGGATVPEWRGRGIYRALTAARARSALAAGRTLMHSDSTDFSRPILERSGLIACSTTTPYAWSR comes from the coding sequence ATGCCCACCACCGACGCCGCCGCCCTCCTCGCCGCCTACGACGCCCAGCTCCGCACCGACGCCGAGACGCCGAGCGCGCTCGACGTGCGGCTGCTCGGCCCGCTGCGCCTCGTCGTCTTCCCCGGCGGGCGCGGCTTCATCACGTACGCCGACCTCGGCGGACTCGACGAGGCCGGCCTGCGCGACCTCGTCCCCGCGGCGCTCGCGCGCTACCGCGACGACCCCGCGATCACGACCGTGGAGTGGAAGACCCGCGGCCACGACCACGCGCCCGGGCTCGACGGGATACTCCGCGCGAACGGGTTCGTGGCCGAGGAGCGCGAGTCGATCATGCTGGGCGAGGCCAGGGCACTCGCGGTCGACGTGCCGCTGCCCGCGGGCGTGACGCTCCGGCGCGTCACCGCGGAGGCCGACGTGCGGGCGATGAGCGCCATGCAGGACGAGGTCTTCGGCGAAGCGGTGTCCGCGGATCGTGCCGACGCGATCCTCCACCGCCTCCGGCTCGACGACGGCATGGAGCTCTGGGTGGCCGAGGCCGAGGGACGGATCGTGTCGGCGGGCCGGCTCGAGCCCGTCGCGGGATCCGACTTCGCCGGCCTCTGGGGCGGCGCGACCGTGCCGGAGTGGCGCGGCCGCGGCATATACCGCGCGCTCACCGCGGCCCGCGCGCGCTCGGCCCTCGCCGCCGGCCGCACCCTCATGCACAGCGACTCGACCGATTTCTCCCGCCCCATCCTCGAGCGCTCCGGCCTCATCGCCTGCTCGACGACCACGCCGTACGCCTGGTCGCGCTGA
- a CDS encoding glycosyl hydrolase family 95 catalytic domain-containing protein produces the protein MRPRPPPGTARPPPRCRSLPWYRPRRTADRPSDRKDPIIRSPSRDDAHRPTSPASTIATVFTTATAAPTWEEGIVVGSGRLGAVAHGPADAITVSLAHERWFPPVNPRPHAPDLRPRLDAIRRALLAGDPDTATAELMAGARDSGYGDDLVWTDPLGICATLVIRTAGGVAGMRRTMDPVGGEAAVEWTDLAGGRHALRLVAPRDGSVCWLALESDRDSVTVVELGLGAGDTTALYTGGPDASAAVRTSLAGGARGILAAEAGAGDDALRSVTAVDAPGAGSAEGAGSTGGAGGAWEVDGGSARMTVRTGPGATALLRLAVAVGPASAAPTPDGPPATTPAWDELRAAQRATHGRLVAASALDLHGEAPADDADADPHPTTEGLWAAARAGDPAARRRVVEVAYTSGRAAIISSTGELPATLQGVWHGTWRPAWSADYTLNGNVQNGGIASLIPTGTPELARTLLELVLPHLDDFRENARRIYGAEGTLLPARMSTHGRADHFDADYPMPFWQGCGGWILRVAADAVATTGDRGIVDDRLWELAEGVLRFAETATVMVGGVRRLVPSYSPENTPGGERMPAATDATMDVSILRDAARATALLGRARGDDSLDARWAAVVRDLPPYRVADDGTLAEWLDPRWRERIAHRHASQLHPLWDEIDPAFVGDGDESARLRAAAAATVAAKIAWRAEDPTAPPGRMGMAFGLVQVGLAAAALGDGEAALTCVEWLAVDHWSPALTSRHDAGRIFNLDASGGLPALVAAMLLGSDAGSLAVLPALPVAWARGSVTGLRARGGLVVDRLDWDPDGASLTVRRVPGADWLAPAGGTALRLPRAASVRVDGREHDAGARIAFVKDAVRIEIRWLPEPVR, from the coding sequence ATCCGCCCCCGCCCTCCGCCCGGGACGGCCCGCCCGCCGCCGCGGTGCCGCTCGCTACCGTGGTACCGCCCACGACGCACGGCCGACCGACCGTCCGACCGGAAGGACCCGATCATCCGATCGCCCTCGCGCGACGACGCGCACCGACCGACCTCCCCCGCATCCACGATCGCGACCGTCTTCACGACCGCGACCGCGGCACCGACCTGGGAGGAGGGGATCGTCGTCGGCAGCGGCCGCCTCGGTGCCGTCGCGCACGGGCCCGCCGACGCGATCACCGTCTCCCTCGCGCACGAGCGCTGGTTCCCGCCGGTGAACCCGCGGCCGCACGCGCCCGACCTCCGGCCCCGCCTCGACGCGATCCGTCGCGCCCTCCTCGCCGGCGACCCCGACACCGCGACCGCCGAGCTCATGGCGGGCGCGCGGGACAGCGGCTACGGCGACGATCTCGTATGGACGGATCCGCTCGGCATCTGCGCGACCCTCGTGATCCGCACCGCGGGTGGAGTGGCGGGGATGCGTCGCACCATGGACCCGGTCGGCGGCGAGGCGGCGGTCGAGTGGACGGATCTCGCGGGCGGCCGTCACGCGCTGCGCCTCGTCGCGCCGCGCGACGGATCCGTCTGCTGGCTGGCGCTCGAGTCCGACCGGGATTCCGTGACGGTCGTCGAGCTCGGCCTCGGCGCGGGCGACACGACGGCGCTGTACACGGGCGGGCCGGACGCGTCCGCGGCGGTCCGGACATCCCTGGCGGGCGGTGCGCGCGGGATCCTCGCGGCCGAGGCCGGCGCGGGGGACGACGCGCTGCGGTCGGTCACGGCGGTCGACGCGCCGGGCGCGGGCAGCGCGGAGGGCGCGGGCAGCACGGGCGGCGCGGGCGGCGCCTGGGAGGTCGACGGCGGATCCGCGCGCATGACCGTCCGCACCGGCCCGGGCGCGACGGCGCTGCTGCGCCTGGCGGTGGCCGTGGGCCCCGCATCCGCGGCGCCGACGCCCGACGGCCCTCCGGCGACGACGCCCGCGTGGGACGAGCTGCGCGCCGCGCAACGCGCGACGCACGGCCGGCTCGTCGCGGCATCCGCCCTCGACCTCCACGGCGAGGCGCCCGCGGACGACGCCGACGCGGACCCGCATCCCACCACCGAGGGCCTCTGGGCGGCGGCCCGCGCCGGAGACCCCGCGGCCCGCCGCCGCGTCGTCGAGGTCGCGTACACCAGCGGCCGCGCGGCGATCATCTCCTCCACCGGCGAGCTGCCGGCCACGCTGCAGGGCGTGTGGCACGGCACCTGGCGCCCGGCCTGGTCGGCGGACTACACGCTCAACGGCAACGTGCAGAACGGCGGGATCGCGAGCCTCATCCCCACCGGCACGCCGGAGCTCGCGCGCACCCTGCTCGAGCTGGTGCTCCCCCACCTCGACGACTTCCGCGAGAACGCCCGCCGCATCTACGGCGCCGAGGGCACGCTGCTGCCGGCGCGCATGTCCACGCACGGACGGGCGGACCACTTCGACGCCGACTACCCGATGCCGTTCTGGCAGGGCTGCGGCGGCTGGATCCTCCGCGTCGCCGCCGACGCCGTCGCCACGACGGGCGACCGCGGCATCGTCGACGACCGGCTGTGGGAGCTCGCGGAGGGCGTGCTGCGCTTCGCCGAGACCGCCACGGTGATGGTCGGCGGGGTGCGCCGCCTCGTGCCCTCCTACTCGCCGGAGAACACCCCGGGTGGCGAGCGCATGCCGGCGGCGACCGACGCGACCATGGACGTGTCGATCCTCCGCGACGCCGCCCGCGCCACGGCCCTGCTCGGCCGGGCACGCGGCGACGACTCCCTCGACGCGCGCTGGGCCGCGGTCGTCCGCGACCTGCCGCCGTACCGCGTGGCCGACGACGGCACGCTCGCCGAGTGGCTGGATCCGCGCTGGCGGGAGCGGATCGCGCACCGCCACGCGTCGCAGCTGCACCCGCTCTGGGACGAGATCGATCCGGCGTTCGTCGGAGACGGGGACGAGTCCGCCCGGCTCCGCGCCGCGGCCGCCGCCACCGTCGCCGCGAAGATCGCCTGGCGCGCCGAGGACCCGACCGCGCCGCCCGGCCGCATGGGCATGGCGTTCGGCCTGGTGCAGGTGGGCCTCGCGGCCGCGGCCCTCGGCGACGGCGAGGCGGCGCTCACGTGCGTGGAGTGGCTCGCCGTCGACCACTGGAGCCCCGCCCTCACGAGCCGGCACGACGCCGGCCGCATCTTCAACCTCGACGCGAGCGGCGGCCTGCCCGCGCTCGTCGCGGCGATGCTGCTGGGATCCGACGCGGGGTCGCTCGCGGTCCTCCCGGCGCTGCCCGTGGCCTGGGCGCGCGGATCCGTCACCGGGCTCCGCGCGCGCGGCGGCCTGGTCGTCGACCGGCTCGACTGGGATCCGGATGGCGCGTCGCTCACGGTGCGGCGCGTGCCGGGCGCGGATTGGCTGGCGCCCGCGGGCGGCACTGCCCTGCGGCTGCCGCGGGCGGCCTCGGTGCGCGTGGACGGGCGCGAGCACGACGCCGGCGCACGCATCGCGTTCGTCAAGGACGCCGTGCGGATCGAGATCCGGTGGCTGCCGGAGCCCGTACGGTGA
- a CDS encoding AAA family ATPase: MLGPLQRLDPPARRILIGAPSGAGKTTLARRIQERTGTPHTEMDSLFHGPAWTELPTFRDDVEAFSSREAWVTEWQYTTQLGDLVPSRADTLVWLDLPVAVQMGRLIRRTVVRRWRREPLWHGNVEPPMRTVLTDPDHIVRWGWRGRAKVRKRVVLAAVEHPHLRIVRLRSTREVDVWLRGLPAVGQPPVPPAAAG, encoded by the coding sequence ATGCTCGGACCTCTCCAGCGCCTGGATCCCCCCGCCCGGCGCATCCTCATCGGCGCGCCGTCGGGCGCCGGCAAGACCACGCTGGCGCGGCGGATCCAGGAGCGCACGGGCACGCCCCACACCGAGATGGACTCCCTCTTCCACGGTCCCGCCTGGACCGAGCTGCCCACCTTCCGCGACGACGTCGAGGCCTTCTCCTCGCGCGAGGCCTGGGTCACCGAGTGGCAGTACACGACCCAGCTCGGGGACCTCGTGCCGTCGCGCGCCGACACCCTCGTCTGGCTCGACCTGCCCGTGGCGGTGCAGATGGGGCGCCTGATCCGCCGCACGGTCGTCCGCCGCTGGCGCCGCGAGCCGCTGTGGCACGGCAACGTCGAGCCGCCCATGCGCACCGTCCTCACCGACCCCGACCACATCGTGCGGTGGGGATGGCGGGGGCGCGCGAAGGTACGGAAGCGCGTCGTGCTCGCGGCTGTCGAGCACCCTCATCTCCGGATCGTGCGGCTGCGGTCGACCCGCGAGGTCGACGTCTGGCTGCGGGGGCTGCCGGCCGTGGGTCAGCCGCCGGTGCCGCCGGCCGCCGCGGGGTAG